The genomic stretch ACGAGAGCGCCCGATAGACTCTCTAGGAATCGTGATTCTTATTGTCCCGTCGGACTAGATTCATCGGTACTGAGTGCCGTGCGAATGATTGCCATACGCGGGAGCACATCTCTATCCGCGATACGTGCACCGCCGTATTGAAGAGTTGGGCCATCATGATGATAGGCATAAGCCATGCGGTAGAGCGCCTCATCATCTCCTGCTTTCACCCGCGCACGGGCAAATCGAAATGACTCCTTGAGAGACTCGGATAGACAGTGAAGGTTTACTGTCATACAGAATGGATTAGTATTTTGAATTCCCGCTCTACTACAAAGCTCTGCTCGAGTGCTATCAATAAATTGACCAATCCCAGAAGCACTCGTGGTTCCAGCAGCCGCGTCCGGATTAAAACCCGACTCAACTCGACAAAGCGCTATCGCGTAACAGATCTCACTCTTTGAAAATCCCTCTTGTTCCAGATGGTCAATCATCTGACTCACTACTGTAGCCTGGGTTTCCAGCGAGGCATCGCCCCAGATTCGAGATCGTCCGCACATCTGGTTAATATCTGATGAGATCTCTTCTCGGTAATGTGAATGGCTTTTTATCTGACTCTCTCGGTAGGCCCTTCCCCGGCCATGGACTAAGAATGGCCTATACTGCTCCACCTTTTCCGCAAGCGATTTTTCAACTCCTTCCGATGCTTTCGGACTCCTCTCTTGACGGGGATACTGCTGTATCGTCTCCCCTTTTTTAGTCCGAGGGACCTTCAGCTTGTCTCCTGGATGTATAATATACGGCTCTTTGAGCCCATTAAAATCAGCGAGCACTCTCCACTTTTTAGCACTCCCGAGCAGCTCCTCTGCTATTTCAGAAAGCGTATCTCCGCTTTTTACCTGATAGGTAATGAGCTGCTTTTCTTTTACTGGACCCTGTTCTCCTTTCCATACAGAGAGCTGTTGTTCGGAAGGAAGAAGGAGTTCTTGTCCAACCTGAATGCGATTCGGGTCTTTTATCTTATTTATCTGTGCTAGAAGCTCCCATGCTTTTGCATCATGTAGCAGAGTCTTAGCAATCCTTGAAAGGCTATCACCAGGCTTCACCGTGTAGAGTTCTGGCTCAGCTCTCACGTCTAAGAAATCTTCTGATAAAGTAAACTTTGGAAGCCCTGCTTCTGCGAGGTTCGGAGTATGCGCATGGGTAATCGGCACAGGCTCAGTTGCATGGCCTTCTGCCGCAGGCGCTTCCCCACTCAATAAAGCGCCAGCAAGAGCAAGCGATGCTGCTGCAAGCTTCTCCCCTTTTCCTTCAAAATCAGCCATTTATACCCTTCTATTCATTCGCTGGCTAAACCCACTCCACTTGTTATGGGATGAACACCCCTCAATATGGCATAAATACTTTCACTAGTCTCTATTCTGTGGGCTCCATACCATGAGCAGATAGCCTCCTCCTTTGCTTCCAAGGGTGGGCAAGACAATATCCACCCTCACTGTTTCTGTCTCTTTAAAGGCAAACTTTACGAGACAAATCCCACAAAGTCTTCAAGCAAAGAGTCTTAAAACTCTAATAGCCTTTAAGAGTTAGAAAGCTCTGAGCCCTTATTTACTATTTGAGTAGGCTTTTCGGCAGTGATAGTGTGATACGAAGAGACGCGTGATTCTCATTGCAAAAAGGTATTATGAATAAATTACAAACTACTGCTGCTGCCTGCCTCCTTTCTCTTACAAGCTGCGCTACTCCAAACGGCAACCTTAGTGATAACAGTCTTCCAGAGCGCTCCGGCGGGCAACAGGCAGAAATCGAGGTAAGCCAAGAAAACCAAGAGGCGGCAAGAACATGTAGTAATATACTTGAAGACGTTTGGCAGTTTCTTCTATCAAATGGCTCTCATTTAATTCGTTTTGGTAACTAGTATCAAAACGTTCGCATAATCGTTAGAAAAAGCACCTTTAAGTAAGAACACACTGACATCCAGCAGGGATAAATCCGAGGAAATATACTTCGCTACAATATCCACCCCAACCGATCCCATATTCCTCTAAACATCGTGCGAGCAGGGCGGTGGCACCAAATTGAGCGCAGTTTGCTACGATATTGCTAGGACTAGCAAGCGCCCAACTCAATAATCGGGAGTATGAGACTGTGCACCGAGCCCCTTGATTACATTCCGTTTCGCCACGAGAGGTTCTTTCCCGCTGACATTGCGTAGAGAACCACGAGATGCACCACTCCGTTTCATCCGAGCGCGAAATGCGAGATGAATCAGATGCGCTCTCTTCCAGCCGATCGGACTCTATGCATTTTGGGGAAGGAATCGAATCACTCGAACTAGAATTTAATAGACCGATATAAACCTGTGTCTCAATCCTCTTACCCGATTCGAAAACGATAGGCATATCTCCCTGGAAATAGACTTCTCCCTCACTGTACTTGTCAGCCCCACGCAAACCATACCCTTTTGCCTCACAAAACGATCCTTTCTCACTGTCTGCTTTTGATAATAAGTATTGTGGTAGCTCTCTTGCACCCAGAGGGTGTGCATCCTGTCTAGACTGCCCCATGTGCTCCGGCTCGAGAACTGCTCCGAAGAGCTCCCTGAAATTCAAGGTGACCGTTCCGCCATGAAGCACTTCTTCTTCCGGCAACTGTATGATTGCAAAAGCATCTTCAACAAGAGTTCCAAAAGGACGAAAAATGAGCAGATTGTTGTCCGGAGTAAGAGGAGTATGCGCCAAATCAACTCTTTGATTCGAGAATTGTTGCTCTTGCGGGAACGCGGAAACTGAGGAAACTCTTACAAGAAGAGAAAATGTTAGAATATTAAACATTACGAATAGAAAACCAGTAGAGAACCTTTGAACC from bacterium encodes the following:
- a CDS encoding LysM peptidoglycan-binding domain-containing protein, whose amino-acid sequence is MADFEGKGEKLAAASLALAGALLSGEAPAAEGHATEPVPITHAHTPNLAEAGLPKFTLSEDFLDVRAEPELYTVKPGDSLSRIAKTLLHDAKAWELLAQINKIKDPNRIQVGQELLLPSEQQLSVWKGEQGPVKEKQLITYQVKSGDTLSEIAEELLGSAKKWRVLADFNGLKEPYIIHPGDKLKVPRTKKGETIQQYPRQERSPKASEGVEKSLAEKVEQYRPFLVHGRGRAYRESQIKSHSHYREEISSDINQMCGRSRIWGDASLETQATVVSQMIDHLEQEGFSKSEICYAIALCRVESGFNPDAAAGTTSASGIGQFIDSTRAELCSRAGIQNTNPFCMTVNLHCLSESLKESFRFARARVKAGDDEALYRMAYAYHHDGPTLQYGGARIADRDVLPRMAIIRTALSTDESSPTGQ